From the Plasmodium vivax chromosome 5, whole genome shotgun sequence genome, one window contains:
- a CDS encoding hypothetical protein, conserved (encoded by transcript PVX_089975A) encodes MNLLRRNEGAHKTLCCCCESYQDVQDSLCCYNNVSKVKTYICKDCSVLKDQNDEAHLAFLKKQVTLEKAHRHAFGEASRSVVITGSGAPTAANSVVGPDVKAKRCRTIHLNSAERIRHYDDMGQRPYKSAMGRTHTRGNMQAEPADYLFVKELVENQPPRGHFPHWGNPNHISKSGVAYNTSAACALKRVNTPLQYCSAQMGKNEHVHVSASNGTQHIRSACKSNLRGDHSDGRQLRQGVHVNIDMYAAGELLNGVKNHRDEHPPRGSCGDLRNAHSKLKGGKILNKFHIYDDMGSDIHQRSGILTDHAGVDSREENPPHRSYHNGDVPCKCHPLSNKCTHLLYSYNGTNSNNCRRIKIDHIFNANL; translated from the exons ATGAATCTGCTAAGACGTAATGAAG GGGCACACAAAACcctctgctgctgctgcgaAAGCTACCAAGATGTGCAGGACAGCCTCTGCTGCTACAACAACGTCAGCAAAGTTAAAACTTATATATGTAAGGATTGCTCTGTTTTGAAGGACCAAAATGATGAGGCACATTTGGCATTTCTTAAGAAGCAAGTCACTTTGGAGAAAGCACACCGGCATGCTTTCGGCGAAGCAAGCAGAAGCGTCGTGATCACGGGCAGCGGTGCCCCCACTGCTGCTAATTCCGTTGTGGGGCCGGATGTAAAGGCCAAAAGATGTAGAACCattcacctgaacagtgCAGAACGGATTAGGCACTACGATGATATGGGGCAACGTCCATACAAAAGTGCCATGGGGAGAACCCACACGAGGGGTAATATGCAAGCCGAACCGGCGGACTATCTCTTTGTTAAAGAACTCGTGGAGAATCAACCTCCCAGGGGTCATTTCCCCCATTGGGGAAATCCAAATCATATCAGCAAAAGCGGCGTGGCATACAACACAAGTGCAGCATGCGCACTTAAGAGAGTGAATACCCCCCTTCAATATTGTTCTgctcaaatgggaaaaaatgagcacGTCCACGTGAGTGCTTCAAATGGGACGCAACATATTCGCAGTGCTTGTAAGAGCAATTTGAGGGGTGACCATTCGGATGGTAGGCAGCTGCGGCAGGGCGTGCACGTGAACATAGACATGTATGCTGCTGGAGAACTGCTCAATGGAGTGAAGAATCATCGGGACGAGCACCCTCCGCGTGGCAGCTGTGGCGACTTACGTAACGCCCATTCAAAattaaaggggggaaaaattctGAACAAATTTCACATATATGACGACATGGGGAGTGACATTCACCAGAGAAGCGGCATATTAACTGATCATGCAGGGGTAGATTCTCGGGAGGAGAACCCCCCCCACAGAAGTTACCATAATGGAGATGTGCCGTGCAAATGCCATCCACTGAGTAACAAATGCACGCATTTGCTATACTCATACAACGGGACGAACAGCAACAATTGTAGGCGGATAAAAATCGACCATATTTTTAACGCCAATTTGTGA
- a CDS encoding hypothetical protein, conserved (encoded by transcript PVX_089970A), translating into MTSYRKAYHAGSWYSSSGRALKNSIDTHFESISCKKQSVKAAICPHAGYDYALQTNSHVYACISVENVKNIFILGPNHHIYNKGCLFPHVEKYETPFGFLQINREVISEILQNDVDHLFDFIGDEDDEEEHSIEMQLPLIKYIIKEKDIKIIPIYVGCIGNDIQKIDRFCNPLKKYFQDEGNLFLFSSDFCHYGRRFSFTNILQKYNDTHIFKQVENMDRDAASIISRHDIADFIEYLNKTHNTICGSNPIKMMLQLLQDLPGKVSTKLMHYSQSNQARSANDSSVSYAGMVSFIN; encoded by the exons ATGACCAGTTATCGGAAGGCCTACCACGCGGGCTCCTGGTACTCTAGCAGTG GCCGCGCGCTGAAGAACTCCATAGACACTCATTTCGAGAGCATCAGCTGCAAGAAGCAGAGCGTGAAAGCGGCCATCTGTCC acACGCCGGATATGACTACGCGCTGCAAACGAATTCCCACGTTTACGCCTGCATCAGCGTAGAGAATGT AAAGAACATCTTCATCCTTGGCCCCAACCACCACATATACAACAAGGGGTGTCTGTTCCCCCACGTGGAGAAGTACGAGACTCCGTTCGGCTTCCTGCAGATAAACAGGGAGG tcATTTCGGAGATCCTGCAGAACGACGTGGACCACCTGTTCGACTTCATCGGGGACGAGGACGACGAAGAGGAGCACTCCATCGAAATGCAGTTGCCCCTGATCAAATACATAATTAAGGA AAaggacataaaaataatcccCATATACGTCGGCTGCATCGGGAATGACATCCAAAAGATAGACCGCTTTT GCAACCCGCTAAAGAAATACTTCCAAGACGAGGGCAACCTGTTTCTGTTTTCGTCTGACTTTTGTCACTACGGAAGAAG ATTCAGCTTTACCAACATTCTGCAAAAGTACAACGACACGCACATCTTCAAGCAGGTGGAG AACATGGATCGAGACGCAGCCAGCATAATCAGTCGCCACGATATAGCAG ACTTCATTGAGTACCTGAACAAAACGCACAACACCATCTGCGGGTCGAATCCGATAAAGATGATGCTGCAG ctgcTCCAAGACCTCCCCGGAAAAGTGTCCACCAAGCTGATGCACTACTCGCAG TCGAACCAGGCGAGGAGCGCGAACGATTCCTCCGTGTCCTACGCGGGGATGGTGTCCTTTATTAATTAA
- a CDS encoding cdc2-related protein kinase 1, putative (encoded by transcript PVX_089980A) yields the protein MEDRGPPKGGKYRHYGGRGGGRHHRDDWHSRHNHHDHNHRDHNRHAHGHDRDRRDHGGNRHFYRGDGPPNGQDNPVETRYNSEMAKRNEKKKDQFERSRYHYYNRRADENSYFGESQHVAKTSDKRKHSPDRTSDHSYHTGKRTREGTNQGEEEDVSSRNDSHVKRVNTEREPNPHEKRSSDEGGRRREERMKRGHSHERHLQQGNDEEEDWDECESEEFGSDEERSDGGRSDEEGGSEGRSDGPSSDGEAVKAQGLLNGCRSVKNYRRLNKISEGTYGAVFRAQNKKTKKIVALKQLKHFSSMRHEGFAITSLREINILLQLYHENILSVKEVVIGKHLNDIYLVMEYVEHELKILLDNKTPSFSISELKCLLKQLLSGVDYLHTNWVMHRDLKTTNLLYSNKGVLKICDFGMARKFGHINNHNITKNVVTLWYRAPELLLGERCYTNKIDIWSVGCIFAEMILKKPLFIGENEIDQILKILSLLGLPDREDYPEFYEYSFISKNKELFKKKKIKMNVTKIRSHFPNVANQFSGLYLSDTGLDLLQQLLHFNPKNRISAADALKHPYFKEFPKPLDIGDMPIIPDTNKVIRSKQKTSQYKLIGQNNIRFHS from the coding sequence atggaagacaGGGGGcctcccaagggggggaaatatcgCCACTACGGTGGTAGGGGAGGTGGGCGTCACCACCGCGATGATTGGCACAGTCGACATAACCATCATGATCATAACCACCGAGATCATAACCGCCATGCCCATGGCCATGACCGAGACCGCCGTGACCACGGAGGCAACAGACACTTCTACCGGGGGGACGGTCCCCCCAATGGCCAGGACAACCCAGTGGAAACGAGATACAATAGCGAAATGGCCAAGCgcaatgaaaagaaaaaggaccAGTTTGAAAGGTCACGCTACCATTACTATAATAGGCGTGCCGATGAAAACAGCTATTTTGGCGAGTCGCAGCACGTTGCCAAGACAAGCGATAAGAGGAAGCACTCCCCGGACAGAACAAGCGACCATAGTTATCACACTGGTAAAAGGACAAGGGAAGGAACCAaccagggggaggaagaagatgtAAGCAGCAGGAACGACAGCCATGTGAAACGTGTTAATACTGAAAGGGAGCCCAACCCGCATGAAAAGCGTAGCAGTgatgaaggggggaggaggagggaggaGAGAATGAAAAGGGGACACAGTCATGAGAGGCATCTGCAGCAAGGTAACGACGAGGAAGAAGACTGGGACGAATGCGAAAGTGAGGAGTTTGGAAGTGATGAAGAGAGAAGTgacggggggagaagtgacGAGGAGGGAGGCTCCGAAGGGCGAAGCGATGGACCCTCCAGCGACGGCGAGGCGGTCAAAGCGCAGGGGCTGCTGAACGGGTGCCGGAGCGTGAAGAACTACAGACGACTGAACAAAATAAGCGAAGGGACCTACGGAGCAGTGTTCCGGGCACAGAACaaaaagacgaagaagatAGTAGCGCTGAAACAGCTGAAGCACTTTTCGAGCATGCGCCACGAAGGGTTTGCAATCACATCCCTTCGGGAAATAAACATACTCCTCCAATTGTAccatgaaaatattttatccgTAAAGGAAGTAGTGATAGGCAAACACCTAAATGACATTTACCTAGTCATGGAATATGTAGAGCATGAATTGAAAATTCTCTTGGACAACAAAACCCCGAGCTTCTCCATCTCGGAACTGAAGTGCCTACTGAAGCAGCTACTCAGCGGTGTTGATTACCTGCACACCAACTGGGTCATGCACAGAGATTTAAAAACGACCAATCTGCTGTATAGCAATAAAGGCGTCCTAAAAATTTGTGACTTTGGAATGGCGAGAAAATTTGGCCATATAAACAACCACAACATTACAAAGAATGTTGTAACGTTATGGTATAGAGCCCCAGAATTGCTCTTAGGAGAAAGGTGCtatacaaataaaatcgACATATGGAGTGTTGGCTGCATTTTTGCTGAAATGATTCTTAAGAAGCCATTATTTATTggggaaaacgaaattgaccagattttaaaaatattaagttTGCTAGGTCTACCAGATAGGGAAGACTACCCCGAATTTTATGAATACTCTTTTAtttcgaaaaataaagaactttttaaaaaaaaaaaaatcaaaatgaacGTCACCAAAATACGCTCCCATTTCCCCAATGTTGCCAACCAGTTCTCGGGCCTATACTTATCAGATACTGGGCTGGACTTACTACAACAGTTGCTGCATTTTAACCCCAAAAATAGGATCTCCGCGGCAGACGCTTTAAAACATCCCTACTTTAAGGAATTTCCCAAACCCCTTGACATAGGCGATATGCCCATCATCCCAGACACCAATAAGGTTATTCGGTCGAAACAAAAGACTAGCCAGTATAAGCTCATCGGCCAGAATAATATACGCTTCcattcgtaa